From Triticum urartu cultivar G1812 chromosome 2, Tu2.1, whole genome shotgun sequence, a single genomic window includes:
- the LOC125540384 gene encoding disease resistance protein RGA5-like: MAAVVTGAMGTLLPKLANLITKEYNLHKGVKGEIMFLTAEMEHMQAALLKISEAPIDQPPDIQIKLWAKNVRDLSYDLEDNIDKFMVHIKTHGQPEKLHNFRDFIDKCLSLLTKGKIRHKIGIDIKDIKRRIEEVREQRDRYKVDSVAPAKPTCPTIDALRLSTLYKKATELVGIDEKSLEVVNMLKEGDEVSEKQLKVVSIVGFGGLGKTTLANAVYKKMKGQVDIQTQKPQFDCAAFISVSLNPNLKRIFKSLLHQLDKHTYQNINEASWGEEQLISEIRSFLENKRYLIVVDDIWDKSVWENIKFALIGNKYGSRVITTTRVLDVAQQAGGVYRLKALSVVDSRKLFYQRIYEMENKSPPNQLVKLSESILKRCGGVPLAILTIGSLLSSEKGRAHIYEYWSNVYKSISSGLGNGHDDVKNMRRILSVSYSGRPPHLKTCLLHLSMYPEDYEIEKEQLIWKWVGEGYLQKEQRKSLYDVGVDYLDELINKSLVQPVKFDHANKVRSCGLHDMVRDLIISLANEENFLTTIGGPQPGYLPSKIRRLSVQTSIDEVTNQLSTMSFSYVRSLTVSGPAFSLLPAVSGFPVLRVLDLTDCKQVDNGHWKDICNLFHLRYLSLKGTSITKIPKGIGNLQFLQVLDIRSTKIEEELPSIFNQLTQLLLVHMLNSIACVVPRWMCSLRFLFSLSITLKTLGEEDLQVLGSIPSLGELHIQVEKPTQGRDKRLVIGSSYPFLCLKRFIVKSGPMELRFAQGAMQRLQTIGLIFPDIQGTLLQFGDFVLGLENLSSLEHINVVCNYIFAIGKEVANVRTALEKECSMNPNKPILNFPPIFQEVIVTQVREAVEVSMRKALEKLCGGEPAAEEIGCKKVAVEA, encoded by the exons ATGGCCGCGGTCGTGACCGGAGCGATGGGCACCCTCCTGCCCAAGCTCGCCAACCTGATCACCAAGGAGTACAACCTTCACAAAGGTGTCAAAGGCGAGATCATGTTCCTCACAGCCGAGATGGAGCATATGCAGGCGGCTCTACTTAAGATTTCTGAGGCGCCTATCGACCAGCCGCCGGACATCCAAATTAAGCTTTGGGCCAAGAATGTGAGGGACCTGTCATACGACCTTGAAGATAACATCGACAAGTTCATGGTGCACATCAAAACTCATGGACAACCAGAGAAGTTGCACAACTTCAGAGATTTCATTGATAAGTGCCTCAGCCtgctgaccaagggcaagattCGGCACAAGATCGGCATCGATATCAAAGACATCAAGAGACGCATCGAGGAGGTCAGGGAGCAGCGTGATAGGTACAAGGTTGACAGTGTGGCCCCTGCCAAGCCAACTTGTCCAACTATTGATGCCCTTCGCCTATCAACCTTGTATAAAAAGGCCACGGAACTCGTTGGCATTGACGAGAAGAGCCTTGAGGTAGTCAATATGCTAAAGGAGGGAGATGAGGTTTCTGAGAAACAGCTCAAGGTGGTTTCTATTGTTGGATTCGGTGGATTAGGCAAGACAACCCTTGCCAATGCTGTGTATAAGAAGATGAAAGGGCAAGTTGATATTCAAACACAAAAACCGCAATTTGATTGTGCGGCTTTTATTTCAGTGTCTCTTAATCCTAACTTGAAGCGGATTTTCAAGAGCTTGCTCCATCAACTTGACAAGCACACGTACCAGAACATTAATGAGGCATCATGGGGCGAAGAACAGCTCATTAGTGAGATaagatcattccttgaaaacaaGAG GTACTTGATTGTAGTTGATGACATATGGGATAAATCCGTTTGGGAAAATATCAAGTTTGCGTTGATTGGGAATAAATATGGAAGTAGAGTAATCACAACAACACGCGTTCTGGATGTAGCCCAGCAAGCTGGTGGTGTATATCGGCTGAAAGCTCTTTCTGTTGTCGACTCAAGGAAGTTGTTCTACCAAAGAATATATGAGATGGAGAACAAGTCACCACCAAATCAATTGGTTAAATTATCTGAGAGCATTTTAAAAAGATGTGGGGGGGTTCCTCTAGCTATCCTTACAATAGGTAGCTTGCTGTCTAGTGAAAAGGGACGAGCACATATATATGAGTATTGGTCCAACGTGTACAAATCCATCAGTTCGGGGTTAGGCAATGGTCATGATGATGTGAAGAACATGAGGAGAATATTATCTGTAAGTTACTCTGGCCGACCTCCACACCTAAAGACTTGTTTACTGCATCTTAGTATGTACCCAGAGGATTATGAGATTGAAAAAGAACAATTGATTTGGAAATGGGTGGGTGAAGGTTATTTGCAAAAGGAACAAAGGAAGAGCTTGTATGATGTCGGAGTGGATTACTTGGACGAGCTCATCAATAAGAGTTTGGTCCAACCTGTAAAATTTGATCATGCAAATAAAGTGCGCTCTTGTGGTCTCCACGATATGGTGCGTGACCTCATCATTTCCTTGGCCAATGAGGAGAATTTCCTAACAACAATAGGTGGTCCGCAACCAGGGTATCTACCAAGTAAAATACGCCGACTGTCCGTCCAGACAAGCATTGACGAAGTTACTAATCAGCTGTCAACCATGAGCTTTTCTTATGTGAGGTCACTTACTGTGTCTGGTCCAGCTTTCAGTTTGTTGCCTGCAGTTTCTGGTTTTCCAGTCCTACGTGTGCTGGATTTAACTGACTGCAAACAAGTGGATAATGGTCATTGGAAGGATATATGCAATTTGTTTCACCTGAGGTATTTGAGTTTAAAGGGTACATCTATCACTAAGATCCCAAAAGGGATTGGGAATCTGCAATTTCTACAAGTGCTGGACATAAGGTCTACCAAAATTGAAGAAGAGCTGCCGTCAATCTTTAATCAACTAACACAACTGTTGTTAGTCCACATGCTTAATAGCATCGCTTGTGTGGTGCCAAGGTGGATGTGCTCCCTGCGATTCCTCTTCTCCCTAAGTATTACACTGAAAACACTGGGAGAGGAGGACCTTCAAGTCCTTGGGAGCATACCATCTCTAGGTGAGCTGCACATACAAGTGGAGAAACCAACACAAGGCAGAGACAAACGGTTGGTCATTGGCAGTAGTTATCCATTTCTGTGTCTAAAGAGGTTCATTGTCAAGAGTGGCCCCATGGAATTGCGCTTTGCACAAGGGGCCATGCAAAGGCTTCAAACAATTGGGTTAATTTTTCCTGATATACAGGGCACATTACTTCAGTTTGGTGATTTCGTATTGGGTTTAGAGAATCTCTCTTCACTTGAGCACATCAACGTTGTATGCAACTATATCTTTGCAATCGGCAAGGAGGTAGCAAATGTGAGAACTGCATTGGAGAAAGAGTGCAGTATGAATCCAAACAAGCCAATACTGAATTTCCCACCAATATTTCAG